In one window of Camelus dromedarius isolate mCamDro1 chromosome 7, mCamDro1.pat, whole genome shotgun sequence DNA:
- the FAM131B gene encoding protein FAM131B, with the protein MGCIGSRTVGNEVIAVDWKGLKDVDQINMDSTSSLHGSSLHRPSTEQTRTDFSWDGINLSMEDTTSILPKLKRNSNAYGIGALAKSSFSGISRSMKDHVTKPTAMGQGRVAHMIEWQGWGKAPAIQPQHSHEAVRRDTDAYSDLSDGEKEARFLAGVMEQFAISEATLMAWSSMDGEDMSVNSTQEPLGCNYSDNYQELMESQDALAQAPMDGWPHSYVSQGMYCLGSSDAWEASDQSLIASPATGSYLGPAFDDSQPSLHEMGPSQPASGYSAQEPPPLLGGDTDWAPGVGGVDLARGPAEEEKRPLAPEEEEDAGCRDLESLSPREDPEMSTALSRKVSDVTSSGVQSFDEEEGEANN; encoded by the exons ATGGGCTGCATCGGCTCCCGGACCGTGG GAAATGAGGTGATCGCAGTCGACTGGAAGGGCCTGAAGGATGTGGACCAAATCAACATGGACAGCACCAGCTCGCTGCATGGGAGCAGCCTCCACCGGCCATCGACCGAG CAAACCCGGACGGATTTCTCCTGGGATGGCATCAAT CTCTCCATGGAGGACACCACTTCCATTCTTCCGAAGCTTAAGCGAAACTCTAACGCCTATGGCATTGGGGCCCTGGCCAAGTCATCGTTCTCAG GGATTTCTCGAAGCATGAAGGACCATGTGACAAAGCCCACAGCCATGGGGCAGGGCCGGGTGGCCCACATGAttgagtggcagggctgggggaaggcacCAGCCATTCAGCCGCAACACAGCCACGAGGCCGTGCGCAGGGATACAGATGCCTACTCCGACCTCAGCGATGGTGAGAAGGAGGCACGTTTCCTAGCAG GTGTCATGGAACAGTTTGCTATCTCTGAGGCCACTCTCATGGCCTGGTCTTCTATGGACGGTGAGGACATGAGTGTTAACTCCACCCAGGAACCACTGGGCTGCAACTACAGTGACAACTACCAGGAGCTGATGGAGAGTCAGG ATGCCCTCGCTCAAGCCCCAATGGATGGATGGCCTCACTCCTATGTGTCCCAGGGCATGTACTGTCTGGGGTCATCAGATGCCTGGGAAGCAAGCGACCAGTCCCTCATTGCCTCTCCAGCCACAGGATCCTATCTTGGCCCTGCATTCGATGACTCACAGCCTAGCTTACATGAAATGGGGCCTTCCCAACCTGCTTCAGGTTACTCTGCTCAGGAGCCTCCACCTTTGCTGGGGGGAGACACTGACTGGGCTCCAGGGGTGGGCGGTGTGGACCTAGCAAGGGGCCCTGCTGAGGAGGAGAAGAGGCCGTTGGCCcccgaggaggaagaggatgcgGGATGCCGGGACCTGGAGTCACTTTCCCCACGAGAAGACCCCGAGATGTCCACTGCTCTCAGCCGGAAGGTGTCTGATGTCACATCCTCAGGGGTGCAGTCCTTTGATGAGGAGGAGGGCGAGGCGAACAACTAG